In Prochlorococcus marinus str. MIT 1214, one DNA window encodes the following:
- a CDS encoding bifunctional 4-hydroxy-2-oxoglutarate aldolase/2-dehydro-3-deoxy-phosphogluconate aldolase, which yields MEVKQNNLINSLKIQPLVVVIRLESHFFNISKKRENLLLKIENLSNYGIKNIEIGWDSNPEWVNLISEIKKNFQSINIGAASISSEQALDTILPLNLNYSMSPYFNKEIHLQAIKYNQLLIPGISNIENFKEAINLGYKIIKIFPVSKLGINFVNELQELKKKDIFFIGAGGIKSQNLKKLLQSGYDALVLGRELRNQIPDKDLEIWLKDY from the coding sequence TTGGAAGTTAAACAAAATAATTTAATAAATTCTCTGAAAATACAGCCTCTTGTAGTTGTAATTAGACTGGAAAGTCATTTTTTTAATATCTCAAAAAAAAGAGAAAATTTACTATTAAAAATCGAAAATCTCTCTAATTATGGTATAAAAAATATTGAGATAGGATGGGATTCAAATCCAGAATGGGTAAATTTGATATCAGAAATAAAAAAGAATTTTCAGTCAATTAATATTGGTGCTGCTTCAATTTCATCAGAACAAGCTTTAGACACAATTCTTCCATTAAATCTAAATTATTCCATGAGTCCCTACTTTAACAAAGAAATTCATCTTCAAGCAATCAAATACAACCAATTACTCATTCCAGGGATCTCTAATATTGAAAATTTCAAAGAAGCTATCAACCTAGGATATAAAATAATAAAAATCTTTCCTGTATCAAAATTGGGAATTAACTTTGTGAACGAATTACAAGAATTGAAAAAAAAAGATATTTTTTTTATTGGTGCCGGTGGAATTAAAAGTCAAAACTTAAAAAAATTACTACAAAGTGGATATGATGCATTGGTTCTTGGGAGAGAATTACGCAATCAAATACCTGACAAAGATCTAGAGATATGGCTCAAAGATTATTAA
- the ftsH gene encoding ATP-dependent zinc metalloprotease FtsH, producing the protein MNKRWRNIGLYVLIVVVVIFVGSAFFDKPSPIKASRTLRYSDFIEAVQERQVSRVLISPDKGTAQIVESDGNRALVNLAPDQELLQLLTDNDVDIAVQPTTQANPLQQAASSLIFPILLLGGLFFLFRRAGSGGGGNPAMSFGKSKARLQMEPETKITFGDVAGIEGAKLELTEVVDFLKNPDRFTAVGAKIPKGVLLVGPPGTGKTLLAKAVAGEASVPFFSISGSEFVEMFVGVGASRVRDLFEQAKKNAPCIVFIDEIDAVGRQRGAGLGGGNDEREQTLNQLLTEMDGFEGNSGIIIVAATNRPDVLDSALMRPGRFDRQVTVDRPDYAGRLQILKVHARSKTLSKGVDLDQVARRTPGFTGADLANLLNEAAILAARKELTEVSNEEIGAAIERIMVGPEKKDTVISEKRKRLVAYHEAGHAVVGAVMPDYDPVQKISIIPRGQAGGLTFFTPSEERMESGLYSRSYLQNQMAVALGGRVAEEIIYGEDEVTTGASNDLKQVASVARQMITKFGMSDKLGPVALGRSQGGMFLGRDISAERDFSEDTAATIDSEVSILVEIAYERAKKALNENRQVLEELTAMLMETETVDSLEFQDLLIRHEVKVAEYA; encoded by the coding sequence TTGAACAAACGCTGGAGAAACATTGGTCTTTATGTCCTAATTGTTGTAGTAGTGATTTTTGTTGGAAGTGCTTTTTTCGATAAGCCAAGTCCTATAAAAGCATCTAGAACACTTAGGTATAGTGACTTCATAGAAGCTGTTCAAGAAAGACAGGTAAGCAGAGTACTAATATCTCCAGATAAAGGTACAGCTCAAATTGTTGAAAGTGATGGGAACAGAGCTTTAGTTAATTTGGCTCCTGATCAAGAATTACTTCAACTATTAACTGATAACGACGTTGATATTGCTGTACAACCAACTACTCAAGCAAATCCACTGCAGCAAGCCGCTAGTAGCCTAATTTTCCCAATACTTTTATTAGGAGGCCTATTTTTTCTATTTAGAAGAGCTGGCTCTGGTGGTGGTGGAAATCCCGCAATGAGTTTTGGAAAGAGTAAAGCAAGACTTCAAATGGAGCCAGAAACTAAGATTACTTTTGGAGACGTTGCTGGTATTGAAGGAGCAAAGCTTGAACTTACTGAAGTAGTTGATTTTCTAAAAAACCCTGATCGCTTTACAGCTGTCGGTGCGAAAATTCCTAAAGGTGTTTTATTAGTTGGTCCTCCAGGTACAGGTAAAACTTTGCTTGCAAAGGCAGTAGCAGGTGAAGCTTCAGTTCCCTTCTTTTCCATATCTGGTTCTGAGTTTGTAGAAATGTTTGTTGGAGTTGGTGCCAGCAGAGTTAGAGATCTTTTTGAACAAGCTAAAAAGAATGCACCCTGCATAGTTTTTATTGATGAAATAGATGCTGTAGGTCGTCAGCGAGGAGCAGGCCTTGGAGGAGGTAATGATGAAAGAGAGCAAACGCTAAATCAGCTACTAACAGAAATGGATGGGTTTGAAGGGAATTCAGGAATAATTATTGTTGCCGCAACTAATAGACCTGACGTGCTCGACTCAGCACTCATGCGACCAGGAAGATTCGATAGGCAGGTAACCGTAGATAGGCCTGATTATGCAGGAAGATTGCAAATACTTAAAGTACATGCAAGAAGTAAAACTCTTTCCAAAGGAGTTGATCTTGATCAAGTAGCTAGGAGAACACCTGGTTTTACTGGGGCAGATTTAGCAAACCTTTTAAATGAAGCTGCGATATTAGCTGCTAGAAAAGAGCTAACAGAAGTCAGTAACGAAGAGATAGGTGCTGCAATTGAGAGAATCATGGTTGGGCCCGAGAAGAAAGACACAGTCATTAGTGAAAAGCGTAAAAGGCTAGTTGCCTATCATGAGGCTGGTCATGCAGTAGTTGGTGCTGTAATGCCCGATTATGACCCTGTACAAAAGATCTCAATCATTCCAAGAGGGCAGGCTGGAGGCTTAACTTTTTTCACGCCTAGTGAAGAGAGAATGGAATCTGGTCTTTATTCAAGGTCTTATCTTCAAAATCAAATGGCTGTTGCTCTAGGAGGAAGAGTTGCAGAAGAAATTATTTACGGAGAAGATGAGGTGACTACTGGTGCATCAAATGATTTAAAGCAAGTAGCTTCAGTTGCAAGGCAAATGATTACTAAATTTGGCATGAGTGACAAGTTAGGACCTGTAGCTCTTGGACGATCACAAGGTGGGATGTTCCTTGGAAGAGATATCTCTGCAGAAAGAGATTTTTCTGAAGATACAGCTGCAACTATTGATTCAGAAGTCTCAATACTTGTTGAAATTGCATATGAAAGAGCTAAAAAGGCATTAAATGAAAATCGTCAAGTACTTGAAGAGTTAACAGCAATGCTTATGGAAACTGAAACCGTTGATTCTCTTGAATTCCAGGATTTATTAATTCGCCATGAAGTCAAAGTTGCTGAGTATGCATAA
- the sat gene encoding sulfate adenylyltransferase, whose product MTSKQSSNKNLEGLIKPYGGELINLMASNQEAKDLNKNSFKTLKCSDRNACDIELLLIGAFSPLNGFMSEKNYNSVVQQNRLESGLLFGLPIVMDTDREDIKPGDSVLLNYQDQELAILEVQEKWTPDKVIEAKFCYGTTSLEHPAVRMISMERKKYYLGGSIKGLELPKRVFTCQTPSQVRKNLPSGEDVVAFQCRNPIHRAHYELFTRALQANNVSENGVVLVHPTCGPTQEDDIPGSVRFQTYEKLASEVNNPKIRWSYLPYSMHMAGPREALQHMIIRRNYGCTHFIIGRDMAGCKSSLSGEDFYGPYDAQNFANECCEELEMQTVPSLNLVFTEEEGYVTADYAKEKGLHIKKLSGTQFRKMLRSGEEIPEWFAFKSVVDVLRAA is encoded by the coding sequence ATGACTAGCAAGCAAAGCTCTAATAAAAATCTCGAAGGTTTGATCAAACCCTATGGCGGAGAACTTATAAACCTTATGGCTTCTAATCAAGAAGCAAAAGATTTAAACAAAAATTCTTTTAAAACTTTAAAGTGCTCAGATAGAAATGCTTGTGATATTGAACTTCTTTTGATTGGTGCTTTTTCTCCATTGAATGGCTTCATGAGTGAGAAAAATTACAATTCAGTTGTTCAACAAAATCGACTCGAATCAGGCTTGCTTTTTGGTTTGCCAATTGTGATGGATACAGATAGAGAAGATATAAAACCAGGAGATTCAGTTTTACTCAATTACCAAGATCAAGAACTAGCAATTTTGGAAGTACAAGAAAAATGGACCCCTGACAAAGTTATTGAGGCCAAATTTTGCTATGGAACAACTTCTTTGGAACATCCTGCTGTAAGAATGATCTCCATGGAGAGGAAAAAATATTATTTAGGGGGCTCAATAAAAGGCCTAGAATTACCTAAAAGAGTTTTTACCTGCCAAACTCCTTCTCAAGTAAGAAAAAACCTTCCTTCGGGAGAAGATGTAGTTGCATTCCAGTGTAGGAATCCAATTCATAGAGCCCATTATGAGCTTTTCACAAGAGCATTACAAGCCAATAATGTCAGTGAAAATGGGGTTGTTCTTGTTCATCCAACTTGTGGACCAACTCAAGAAGATGACATCCCTGGATCAGTAAGGTTTCAAACCTATGAAAAACTTGCTTCTGAAGTAAATAATCCAAAAATTAGGTGGTCATATCTTCCTTATTCGATGCATATGGCTGGGCCAAGAGAAGCTCTACAGCACATGATTATCAGAAGGAATTATGGGTGCACTCATTTCATCATCGGAAGAGACATGGCTGGCTGCAAGTCATCTCTCAGCGGAGAAGATTTTTATGGACCATATGATGCTCAAAATTTTGCAAACGAGTGCTGCGAAGAATTAGAAATGCAAACAGTTCCATCTTTAAATCTTGTATTTACTGAGGAGGAAGGCTACGTAACCGCTGATTATGCTAAAGAAAAAGGTTTACACATAAAAAAATTGAGCGGCACTCAATTCAGGAAAATGCTTAGGAGTGGAGAAGAAATTCCTGAATGGTTTGCATTTAAAAGCGTCGTTGATGTACTAAGAGCCGCATAG
- a CDS encoding photosystem II manganese-stabilizing polypeptide: protein MRFRPLLALMLAFCLTFTTLPSSASAALKGREQGNARFGNVVNTGQADACTVLPAGSSGSINADGQFKSLCLQPTEVSVKLPANKRNKSDFAIAKIISPRFNTSLDEVYGDLSGGKFTEKGGIDFSLITVLAPNGEEFPFAFSVKEMVAESKKGKSIEPGAEFSGPTTTPSYRSADFLDPKSRAKSTGVEYAQALIARGGDDEDLARENVKDDLGGKGEITLTVDSVDEDTDEFGGQFVAIQPSDNDLGSKDPVDIKIKGIFYGRKA from the coding sequence ATGCGATTTCGTCCTCTGCTGGCTTTGATGCTGGCTTTTTGTCTCACCTTTACAACTCTCCCATCAAGCGCATCTGCAGCTTTAAAAGGGCGCGAGCAAGGTAATGCTCGTTTTGGCAATGTTGTTAATACTGGCCAAGCTGATGCTTGCACTGTTTTACCAGCGGGGTCATCGGGTTCTATTAATGCTGATGGTCAATTTAAAAGCTTATGCCTTCAGCCAACAGAAGTTTCAGTAAAACTTCCAGCTAACAAGCGAAACAAATCTGATTTTGCGATAGCAAAAATTATCAGTCCTCGCTTCAATACAAGTCTGGATGAAGTTTATGGAGATCTTTCTGGAGGGAAATTCACTGAAAAAGGTGGTATTGACTTCTCTCTCATTACAGTTCTAGCTCCGAATGGAGAGGAATTTCCTTTTGCCTTCTCTGTTAAAGAGATGGTTGCTGAATCCAAAAAAGGAAAATCAATTGAACCAGGAGCAGAATTTTCAGGTCCAACAACAACTCCAAGTTATAGATCTGCAGACTTTCTTGATCCAAAGAGTCGAGCTAAATCAACTGGTGTTGAATATGCTCAAGCTCTCATTGCTCGTGGTGGTGATGATGAGGATCTTGCAAGGGAAAATGTTAAAGATGATCTAGGCGGCAAAGGTGAAATAACACTTACTGTCGATAGTGTTGATGAAGACACTGATGAATTTGGCGGCCAGTTTGTTGCTATCCAACCTTCAGACAATGACCTTGGATCAAAAGATCCTGTTGATATCAAAATTAAGGGTATCTTCTATGGTCGCAAAGCCTAA
- the coaBC gene encoding bifunctional phosphopantothenoylcysteine decarboxylase/phosphopantothenate--cysteine ligase CoaBC: MNNLTSLSGKKILVAVTGSIAAVKAPILVSRLIKAGVEVKCVITQSASKLVSPLSLSTLSRNKCYQDKDQWDDSQTKPLHIALAEWAELIIVAPLSATSLSKFTSGNGEGLLASILLASKSQMVFAAAMNTSMWENQSVKKNWNYVKTIDQVISLEPSEGLLACDRIGDGKMVNLDIIELASESAFIFNVEKKFLTKDLKNIRFLVSAGPTVEDLDAARQLTNRSSGMMGVLIAQAAKLRGAEVDLVHGPISVQEDLLEGINTYPVRSSSEMGEKIDDLQPSAQVIVMAAAISDFKKNSPSEQKISKEFFLKSIFDDLEMTPDLIKNQTRKKLENQIFLGFAAETGSDNEIIEKGKKKMVLKGCDLLMANPIDRAGQGFNKNFNSGFLLGPKKMVKNLPFSTKLAISHQLLDEIRNIKSTIY, from the coding sequence ATGAATAATCTAACCTCTTTATCTGGAAAAAAAATATTAGTTGCTGTCACAGGAAGTATTGCAGCTGTTAAAGCTCCTATTTTAGTTAGTCGCCTAATTAAAGCCGGAGTAGAAGTCAAATGCGTAATAACGCAAAGTGCATCTAAGTTAGTTAGTCCGTTATCTTTATCTACTTTAAGCAGAAATAAATGTTATCAAGATAAAGATCAGTGGGATGACTCTCAAACCAAGCCTTTGCATATTGCTTTGGCTGAATGGGCAGAGCTCATTATTGTTGCACCTTTGAGCGCCACCTCTTTATCCAAATTTACCAGTGGAAATGGTGAGGGACTTTTAGCGAGCATTCTCTTAGCTAGTAAATCTCAAATGGTTTTTGCTGCTGCAATGAACACTTCAATGTGGGAAAATCAATCAGTAAAAAAGAATTGGAATTACGTAAAGACTATTGACCAAGTGATTAGCCTAGAACCTAGCGAGGGACTTTTAGCTTGCGACAGGATTGGTGATGGGAAAATGGTTAATTTAGATATTATTGAATTAGCTTCTGAAAGTGCATTTATTTTCAACGTAGAAAAAAAATTCCTCACCAAAGATCTAAAAAACATAAGATTTCTCGTTTCAGCTGGTCCTACAGTCGAAGATCTTGATGCCGCAAGACAATTAACAAATCGAAGTAGTGGAATGATGGGAGTTTTGATAGCGCAAGCTGCAAAGTTAAGAGGGGCAGAAGTCGATTTAGTGCATGGTCCAATAAGCGTCCAAGAAGATCTTCTTGAAGGAATTAATACATATCCAGTGAGAAGCTCATCAGAAATGGGTGAAAAGATTGATGATTTACAACCATCTGCTCAAGTCATTGTTATGGCTGCAGCAATATCAGATTTCAAAAAAAATAGTCCAAGTGAGCAAAAAATCTCTAAAGAATTTTTTTTAAAGTCCATTTTTGATGATTTAGAAATGACTCCAGACCTAATAAAAAATCAAACGAGAAAAAAATTAGAAAATCAAATTTTCCTCGGTTTTGCTGCTGAAACAGGAAGTGATAATGAAATCATTGAAAAGGGTAAGAAAAAAATGGTTTTAAAAGGTTGTGACCTTCTCATGGCAAATCCCATTGATAGAGCTGGGCAAGGATTTAATAAAAACTTCAATAGTGGTTTTTTGCTAGGCCCAAAGAAAATGGTCAAAAACTTACCTTTCTCAACAAAACTTGCAATATCCCATCAACTTTTAGATGAAATTCGAAATATAAAATCGACAATTTATTGA
- a CDS encoding DUF565 domain-containing protein — protein MAPRIQKTFLYKSSTLFVDRLANWAINPWRRYSLLAIIFLIGFLIGSSLGMINGVLALMDPVGAFIALIFLEILIKARFIFLKSKKQIILVRLFDMFRIGLAYGLFSEGLKLL, from the coding sequence ATGGCTCCAAGAATACAGAAAACATTTTTATATAAGTCATCCACACTTTTTGTTGACAGGTTAGCAAATTGGGCGATAAATCCATGGAGAAGGTATTCATTGTTAGCAATAATTTTTTTGATAGGTTTTTTAATAGGTAGTTCTCTAGGTATGATTAATGGTGTACTAGCGTTGATGGATCCTGTTGGAGCATTTATTGCATTAATATTTTTGGAGATACTAATTAAAGCTAGATTTATTTTTCTAAAGTCTAAAAAACAAATAATACTGGTTAGGCTTTTTGATATGTTTAGAATAGGATTAGCATATGGACTCTTTTCCGAGGGTTTGAAACTCTTATAA
- a CDS encoding aspartate carbamoyltransferase catalytic subunit yields MNNWKHNHILDLSTFSLEDYNTVLKLTTRFKDVHKSSSRKLPALQGRLIANLFFEPSTRTRTSFELAAKRLSADVQNFSVSASSLSKGETPLDTILTYISMGADILVIRHESTNVPAELANYVDINNINTSILNAGDGFHSHPSQGLLDLFTLATFFNPSEPSTNSLLNKKITIVGDILHSRVARSNLWALTACGAEVTLCGPPSLLPNEFVDFVLNPPPGQRLDPINKRGSVLIERSLKDALKNTDAVMTLRLQKERMKQNMLTDLDSYFSQYGITHESLQWCDKKVPVLHPGPVNRGIEISSQLVEDNSINLISKQVENGIPIRMALLYLLGLNQKN; encoded by the coding sequence ATGAATAATTGGAAACATAATCACATTCTTGATCTATCTACGTTTTCTCTGGAGGATTACAACACAGTTTTAAAACTAACAACAAGATTTAAAGATGTCCATAAATCAAGCTCTCGAAAACTTCCCGCGCTTCAAGGGAGATTAATCGCCAACTTATTTTTCGAGCCAAGTACAAGAACAAGAACAAGCTTTGAACTTGCAGCGAAGAGACTATCTGCTGATGTTCAAAATTTTTCTGTATCAGCAAGTTCTCTAAGCAAAGGAGAAACTCCTTTAGACACGATTCTCACTTACATCTCAATGGGCGCTGATATCTTAGTAATTAGGCATGAATCAACAAATGTGCCCGCAGAATTGGCTAATTACGTAGACATAAATAACATCAATACATCCATTCTTAATGCCGGTGATGGATTTCATAGCCATCCAAGTCAAGGTCTTTTGGATCTATTTACACTTGCTACTTTCTTTAATCCAAGCGAACCATCAACTAATAGTCTTTTAAATAAAAAGATCACAATAGTTGGAGATATTCTTCATTCTAGAGTTGCCAGATCAAACCTTTGGGCTCTTACTGCATGTGGGGCTGAGGTAACACTATGTGGACCTCCAAGCCTTCTTCCAAATGAATTCGTTGATTTTGTTCTCAATCCCCCCCCAGGGCAAAGATTAGATCCAATCAACAAGAGAGGATCAGTTTTGATCGAAAGATCACTAAAAGATGCATTAAAAAATACTGATGCAGTTATGACACTTCGATTACAGAAAGAGAGAATGAAGCAAAATATGCTTACTGATCTTGATAGTTATTTTTCACAATATGGAATAACACATGAAAGCTTACAATGGTGTGACAAGAAAGTTCCTGTTCTTCATCCTGGGCCAGTGAATAGAGGAATAGAAATAAGCAGTCAATTAGTGGAAGACAATTCAATCAATCTTATAAGTAAGCAAGTAGAAAATGGTATTCCAATAAGAATGGCTTTGTTGTATTTACTGGGGTTAAATCAAAAAAATTAA
- a CDS encoding DNA-3-methyladenine glycosylase — protein sequence MVAPNLIGCFLIKRISKNSYLSGVIVETEAYSQEEASCHGFSGRTQRNETLFGEPGNFYIYLSYGINSCVNIVTGKKNWANGVLLRSIAIKGENERIASGPGLLAKRFGLNRNFDNLPLSPANDFWLKEGENITRMGNIVQTTRIGISQAKDIPWRWYLQSSRSVSKRVKGDRIPPKNKCWSPSTFEGL from the coding sequence TTGGTCGCGCCTAACCTAATTGGCTGTTTTTTAATTAAGCGTATATCAAAAAACAGCTATCTTTCTGGCGTAATTGTTGAAACCGAGGCTTATTCTCAAGAAGAAGCCTCATGCCATGGTTTCTCAGGAAGAACTCAAAGGAACGAAACCCTCTTTGGTGAACCTGGCAACTTTTATATATATCTTTCATACGGCATTAATAGTTGCGTAAATATTGTTACCGGAAAGAAAAACTGGGCAAATGGCGTACTTCTTCGATCTATAGCGATAAAAGGAGAAAACGAAAGAATTGCTTCTGGGCCAGGATTATTGGCAAAAAGATTTGGATTAAATAGGAATTTTGATAATTTACCCTTGTCACCTGCAAATGATTTTTGGTTAAAAGAGGGAGAAAACATAACAAGAATGGGAAATATTGTTCAGACCACAAGAATTGGCATTTCGCAAGCTAAAGATATACCTTGGCGTTGGTACCTTCAAAGTAGTAGAAGTGTTAGCAAAAGGGTTAAAGGAGATAGAATTCCACCAAAAAATAAGTGTTGGTCACCATCCACATTTGAGGGATTATGA
- the gatC gene encoding Asp-tRNA(Asn)/Glu-tRNA(Gln) amidotransferase subunit GatC codes for MTKISSSDVRKVAKLARLELPEDQIETYTDQLEEILSYVDQLKEIDTDNILPTTRAVEVVNAMREDLVEVNCSREDLLNQAPHREGDFFRVPKIL; via the coding sequence ATGACTAAAATCTCTTCATCTGATGTCCGTAAGGTTGCAAAGTTAGCTCGTTTAGAACTTCCAGAAGATCAAATAGAAACGTATACAGATCAACTAGAAGAAATACTTTCATATGTTGATCAACTGAAAGAAATAGATACTGACAATATCCTTCCAACTACTAGAGCTGTAGAGGTGGTTAATGCAATGAGAGAGGATTTAGTTGAAGTTAATTGTTCAAGAGAAGATCTTCTTAATCAAGCACCTCATAGGGAAGGTGATTTTTTTAGGGTTCCGAAAATACTTTGA
- the crtR gene encoding beta-carotene hydroxylase, translating into MTQCLSRSDKNKATEKLKSLRDWQNEIQEYLDPPKPLNVTLGLFFGGYFLAILTVWQWYQGNWPLPILVALAYLALHMEGTVIHDACHNAAHPNKWINQFMGHGSAILLGFSFPVFTRVHLEHHKYVNDPKNDPDHIVSTFGPIWLIAPRFFYHEYFFFERKLWRKFELMQWGIERGIFICIIIAGVKYNFMNVIYNLWFGPALMVGVTLGIFFDYLPHRPFDSRNRWRNARVYPSKLMNLLIMGQNYHLVHHLWPSIPWFEYKPAYEATKPLLDQKGSPQRMGIFESKKDSLNFIYDVFFGIRSHKESRSNMRTMARILPKNNWRKKYIKLIHKTRIRTESKR; encoded by the coding sequence ATGACCCAGTGCTTATCGAGGTCTGACAAAAATAAGGCAACGGAAAAACTGAAGTCATTACGCGACTGGCAAAATGAGATCCAAGAATATCTTGATCCTCCTAAGCCTTTAAACGTAACTTTAGGTCTTTTCTTTGGTGGATATTTTCTTGCAATTCTTACTGTTTGGCAGTGGTATCAGGGGAACTGGCCGTTACCAATTTTGGTCGCATTGGCTTATTTAGCTCTTCATATGGAAGGGACCGTTATTCATGATGCCTGTCACAATGCTGCCCATCCAAATAAATGGATCAATCAATTCATGGGTCATGGATCAGCCATATTACTAGGTTTTAGTTTCCCAGTATTCACAAGAGTTCATCTAGAGCATCACAAATACGTTAATGACCCAAAAAACGACCCCGATCACATAGTTAGCACTTTTGGTCCTATTTGGTTAATTGCTCCAAGATTTTTTTACCATGAATATTTTTTCTTTGAGCGAAAACTTTGGAGAAAGTTTGAACTAATGCAATGGGGAATTGAGAGAGGAATCTTTATTTGCATCATAATTGCAGGAGTTAAATATAATTTTATGAATGTTATTTATAATTTATGGTTCGGACCAGCATTAATGGTTGGAGTGACTTTAGGAATATTTTTTGATTATCTACCACATCGACCTTTTGATTCTAGGAATAGATGGAGAAATGCAAGAGTTTATCCAAGTAAATTAATGAACTTACTAATAATGGGACAAAATTATCATTTAGTTCATCATTTATGGCCCTCTATTCCATGGTTTGAATATAAGCCAGCTTACGAGGCCACAAAACCACTTTTAGATCAAAAAGGTTCACCTCAAAGAATGGGGATTTTTGAAAGTAAAAAAGATAGTCTAAATTTTATTTATGATGTTTTTTTTGGAATTAGAAGTCACAAAGAAAGCCGAAGTAATATGAGAACAATGGCAAGAATATTACCAAAAAATAATTGGAGAAAAAAATATATAAAATTAATCCATAAAACAAGAATTAGAACAGAAAGTAAAAGATAA